From the Candidatus Poribacteria bacterium genome, the window GCAAATTGACCTGTCCTTCGAGGGCACCTTTGACTAGCAATTCGCAACCGGTATAAACATTTGTACCGCTCTCTTGTATAAATCTATCTTCCATACGCTATTGTCCCTCCAACAACTCCCTCGCATGTGCAAGCGTCGTTACCGTCGCTTCGCCGCCGTGCATCCGAGCCACCTCCTCAACCCGTTCTTCCGGTGTCAGGAGTTTCGCCGTGATCGTTGTGCGATTTCCGTCCTCATCTTTGTCAACCCGAAAATGCTGGTCAGCAAAACGTGCAATCTGTGGTAGATGCGTGATACAAAAGACTTGGCGAAAACGCGACAGTTCCTTTAGTTTCCGTCCGACGATATCTGCGGTGCGTCCCCCGATACCTGCATCGATTTCGTCAAAAATCATTGTCGGAATCAGATCAACTTGGGCAAGCACCGTTTTCAATGCTAACATCACACGCGAGATCTCCCCGCCGGACGCTATTCGCGCCAACGGCTTCGGTTCGGATCCAACGTTGGGAGAGATGAAGAATTCGATTTCATCCATCCCATCAGCCCGCAGTTCATAACGTTTCCCCTCAATCTCCAAGGGACCCTCAGCGGACTCAATAGGGGACACAAGGATCTGGAAAACCGCTGTTTCCATTCCCAGTGTCTGGAGTTCACGCTCAATCAAAGCTTCAAGTTGGGTCGCGGTCTCTTTCCGTTTCTTGGAAAGTTCAACCGCGAGTTCCTGGGCTTGTTCTGTCACGGCGCGAATCTGGTCCTTCAACTCTTCAATCCGCTCGGAACCGAATTGAAGCTCCTCAAGTTTCTGCGAGGCTTGCCCTTGGTAAGCTAAAATGTCGGAGATTGAATCGCCGTACTTCCGCTTGAGCCGATGGATGAGGTCCAGCCGTTCCTCAACCTCTGAAAGGCGGTGCGGATTAAACTCAATTTTATCACGATAATCGCGGATCTGATAGACGATGTCCTCCAACTCATACAGGACGGACTCGAAACGCTCGTTCAATTCTGACAGGCTGCCATCTAATTCGCAGAGTTTAGAAATGGTGCGGCTCGCTATCTTGAGCCCGTCTAGCGTCGAAGATTCCGATAGGTCGCCGCCATAGAGTTGCTCGTAGAGTTCATTGGCTGATTCAAAGAGGGTTTCTGCATTGCTGAGGAGATGCTGTTCGTTAACAAGATCCTCCTCTTCTCCCTCTTGGAGTTGGGCATCCTCTAGTTCTTCAAGTTGAAACTCTAACAGATCTTTCTCCTGAGTCGCTTCACGGAGCGTTTGGGAATAATCAGCGAGTTTTGCTTGGGCGGCGTGGAGTTCGTCGTACTTTTTACAGACTTCCGCCTTCAGCGCCTCATACCTGCCGAACGTATCAACGAGATCAAGATGGGTTTCCGACCTGAAGAGAGATTGGTGCGCATGCTGACCGTGAATATCGACGAGCAAATCACCGATTGCACTCAAGAATGTCAGGCTCACCAACTGTCCATTGGCGTGGCAACGACTGCGCCCGCTTGCATTGATCTGTCGGGATAGAACCAACGTTTCCTCTGCATCCAAAGCGTCGCCAAACTCTGAATCGTTAAAACCGGCCCACACAGGATGATCCGGAGGTAGCGCAACCGCGATCTGAATCTTGGCGTTGGTCGCTCCATCTCTGACAAGTCCAGCGTTACTGCGTTCACCGAGCGCAAGTCCCACAGCGTTTAAGATCACCGATTTACCCGCACCCGTCTCCCCGGTGAAAACATTCAGACCGGAGGAGCACTCCAACTGAAGCTCATCGATAAGGGCAACATTGCTTATGTAAAGTTCTTCAATCATGGCAACATTTAATCTCTTGATTCAGTGGGATGGTTTGTCGGTTGATAAAGATGATTGGCTCATGTTAAGAAATCGTATGGAACAACGCTCGTTGTTCCATACGAAGATTAGAATGAAGGTTTAGGCAATGGTGCGAAGCCAATTCGCCATAGATTATCTTTCAAAGTCCTTCTCCATATCGTTTATCTCATCGCATAAACGAGAAATGTCGATCTCCCGATCAACATATATCCTTCTTTTGCGATTGTTATAAACAAAAGATTCCCACGCTTCGCGTCGCTCTATTTTCGCCTAAGCCTCTGCACTTTTCCAAAGATTCAACTTTTCACCTCTCGTTCCATCACGAGCAGCTTCCGTTTCCAGCAACTGTACCAATGAACAAATAGTTTTCACGTTTCACGTTTTCCGCTTCGTTCCTTCTCCCAACATTAACTTCGTTTGTAAGACCTCATAATTGCTGTGGTGGTGAGAACGAATCAGTTGGATTGTCTTATCTGCTTTACGCACACGAATTAAGGAATTGGGAGCAACCGCGTGTGTCTCACGGGGACCATCGACAAGCAGGTTGACGCTGCTATAATCGGATTGCATGACTACCGTAATCTCTGAATCTCCGTGCGCTATAAAAGGGCGCATCGTTAATGAATGCGGCGAAATCGGTGTCAGGAGGATTGCGTTGAGATGCGGTTCGACGATTGGTCCCCCACACGCTAAGGAATAGGCGGTTGAGCCGCTTGATGTGGCGATAATCAGTCCGTCAGCGTTATAGGTGACGAATGACTCTCCATCAATGTAGGTTTCCAATTCGATGAGCTGCGTATAGTGCCGAATCACCACATCGTTGAGCGCAAAAGAGTTGGAAAATTGCTGCTCATGGTTCTCGACACTGACCTCTAACATCATTCGCTGATCAATTTTGTAATCGCCATTAAAAACGTTGGTCAAGGCAGCGTAAAGCTGGTCGCGGGGAACATCCGTGAGGAAACCGAGGCTACCGAGATTCACAGCGAGGATTGGAACATTCTCGATGTCGGGTATATGTGCAGCATCGAGAAGTGTACCGTCACCGCCGAGGACCAATAATAGCTCACACTGTG encodes:
- the recN gene encoding DNA repair protein RecN is translated as MIEELYISNVALIDELQLECSSGLNVFTGETGAGKSVILNAVGLALGERSNAGLVRDGATNAKIQIAVALPPDHPVWAGFNDSEFGDALDAEETLVLSRQINASGRSRCHANGQLVSLTFLSAIGDLLVDIHGQHAHQSLFRSETHLDLVDTFGRYEALKAEVCKKYDELHAAQAKLADYSQTLREATQEKDLLEFQLEELEDAQLQEGEEEDLVNEQHLLSNAETLFESANELYEQLYGGDLSESSTLDGLKIASRTISKLCELDGSLSELNERFESVLYELEDIVYQIRDYRDKIEFNPHRLSEVEERLDLIHRLKRKYGDSISDILAYQGQASQKLEELQFGSERIEELKDQIRAVTEQAQELAVELSKKRKETATQLEALIERELQTLGMETAVFQILVSPIESAEGPLEIEGKRYELRADGMDEIEFFISPNVGSEPKPLARIASGGEISRVMLALKTVLAQVDLIPTMIFDEIDAGIGGRTADIVGRKLKELSRFRQVFCITHLPQIARFADQHFRVDKDEDGNRTTITAKLLTPEERVEEVARMHGGEATVTTLAHARELLEGQ
- a CDS encoding NAD(+)/NADH kinase, with amino-acid sequence MKRVGLFVNTSKPHALQVATEACDWLRKHEAKPLVPDAEAALLGLAGAGCNRRELAAQCELLLVLGGDGTLLDAAHIPDIENVPILAVNLGSLGFLTDVPRDQLYAALTNVFNGDYKIDQRMMLEVSVENHEQQFSNSFALNDVVIRHYTQLIELETYIDGESFVTYNADGLIIATSSGSTAYSLACGGPIVEPHLNAILLTPISPHSLTMRPFIAHGDSEITVVMQSDYSSVNLLVDGPRETHAVAPNSLIRVRKADKTIQLIRSHHHSNYEVLQTKLMLGEGTKRKT